TCGAACCACGACCATCAATGCCTGCGGTGGAGCTGACATTCACCACTGATCCCAAATCACTGATCCGTAATAAATGTGCTGCCGCACGAACACAAAAGAACGGCCCTTTCAAATTCACCCCCAGAATGCGGTCCCAAATCTCCTCGGTCACTGCGTCCAGATCCTTGTGTTCGATAAATTCAGTCGTACCCGCATTATTTACAAGCACATCCAGACGTCCCCATTGAGATTCCACTTCGCCAATCATCGCTTGTACGGCTGCATCATCACTCACATCGCACTGAATGAGTAAAACATTTCCCCCTTCTGCCTCCACCAGGAATTTCGTTTCAAGGGCTTCTGCTTCACTGCGGGAATAATTCACCACGATATCAAAGCCTTCTTCGGCAAAGCGCTGGGCACAGGCACGTCCTACACCCGTGGCTGACCCGGTAATCAATGCAACGTACTTTTCATTCATGAGTAAATTGTTCCGTTAAATTATTCTATTTTAAGTTGAGAGAGAATTCCGCTAAGCTGGCTGAAATCACTAAGTGTTTGAATTCACTTCGACGATTCCCCAATCCACTTCGATTCCCAGTCCTGGCAAGTCAGGAATCGTGATGACCGGGCCTTCGATCTGGAGCGGATTTTTAACAACAGAAATTTCATGATATTCAGGACCGAGAATATCACCCGGATATTGCTCAATGTTCATATTTGGACAACCAACGACCGAATGACACATCGCAGCGGAAGCGATATCAAGTTCCAGATTGGAACCGATACTACAAGGAATCCCGTGTTGCTCGGCGTATTTCACAATCGCGACAGTCTTACTGATACCCCCATTCTTACCGGGATAAACGTTGATCACATCGCAGGCCTCATTCCGAATACACTCTTTTGCATCCTCCAGATCAAAACAAATATCATCGGCCATGATTTCTGGTTGAATGGCACGTCGCACTTCTGCGAGCGCGGCAAAGTCACCCCGTGGTGTCGGTTGTTCAAACAGCACCACATTACAGTCAGCCATGCGTTCCATTGCCGCGATCGCGGTGGTTGCATCCCACCCCGCATTGGCGTCGATGGTTAACTCCAAATCCGGTCCCATTGTTTCGCGTACCAGCTTGACGCGAGCGACATCTTCATCCGGATTGGTACCCACTTTGACTTTGATCGTACTAAATCCGGAAGCCACAAGTTCCTTAGTTCGACGTTCTGCTCGTTCCAAAGCATACGCGCCCATTGAAAAGCGACACTTGATCGAACGACTCCGCGCAGCACCTCCCAATAACTCATAGACCGGTTGGCCTGCTTCTTTCCCTTTTATGTCCCAGCAGGCCATCTCGATTGCGGACTTGGCAAACCAGTTTCCCTGTGCGATTCGATCCATAATCAAATTCACGTTTTCAATGTCACACGGATCATGTCCCAGCAATAACGGTGTAAAGATGCGATCAACAATGGCCTGTGCCCCCCAGACCGTTTCACCACTCCAGCGTGAGATGACTGTTGCTTCACCGGCTCCCTCAATACCGGCGTCTGTTTCTACTCGCAATACCAGATATTGGGAAACATCGTGTTTGCCGAGTGCTGAAATCATGCGGCGTTCGGGTTTGAGAGGAATACGAACAGGGTAGGTTTTAATCGCGGTAATCTTCATGATGCTCTCGCTTGTGTTCCCAGTTGTCAGTCATTATTTCATCAACTTGAGCCTATTATCGAATAAGTCAATAATGATACCAAATCCCATTTCATACAGGAATCAAGAGCCTGCGTTTCCCTGCATTATTACTTGAAACCATTAAACAACGAATGCTGCGAGTCTGTGATGGTTGAATTGCCGTATCGATTCCGCTAAAAGCAACCTCAAGTACATATTGAATTCTCCTCATCTTATCTGAAAGCGAGTTGCCTGTGTCGTCCCTCGAAGATCGTCTTCCATTGACCTTTCAACGGATAATGAGCGGCATCGAAAACGAGTTGCACACGGGAGTGCAAATTTATGTCTCATTGCAGGGCGAAGTCATTGCAGACGCCGGTGTAGGAGAGGCACGCCCCGAAATTCCCATGACTGCAGATACTATTAATCTCTGGCTCTCTGCGGGAAAGCCGCTGACAGCGATGGCCATTGCACGCCTAGCGGAACTGGGAAAACTGAATTTTGACGATCGAGTGACACGTTTTATTCCTGAATTCGGCGCACACGGCAAAGAAACAATTACCTTACTACACATTCTTAACCATACAGCTGGCTTTCGAATAGTCGAAACAGGCTGGCCGGAATCGGATTGGGAAGAGACGATCCAACGCATATGCACTACACCACTTGAAGAAAACTGGCAAATCGGAAAAACAGCCGGTTACCACGTTTCATCCAGTTGGTTTATTTTAGGAGAAATCCTGCAAAGCATCATGGAACAACCTTATCCCGAACTGATCCGGGATCTGATTTTGGAACCTCTAAACATGAACCAGAGTTGGCTGGGTGTACCCGATAAAGTCTTTGAAACGATTCAAGACAACATTGCCTACGTCTATCAGCGAGAAAAAGGAGAGATGCAACTGACCGACTGGCATTCAGCACCGCGCTGTGTGAAACCTTCACCGGGGGGGAATGCACGAGGCCCGATTCGGGAACTGGGCTGGTTTTATGAATGCCTGCTGAATCAGGGAATACCTCTGTTTGAACCTCAGACTGTTGAGACGATGACCAGCCGGCATCGTATCGACCAGTTCGATTTAACGCTGCAACACATTATCGATTATGGACTCGGCTTTATCATTAATTCAAACCGTTACGGCGAAACTACCGTCCCATACGGGTTCGGAAAGTACGCTTCGGAAAATACATTTGGGCATGGTGGTTCACAATCTTCGATTGCCTTTGCCGATCCTGAAAAAGAGCTCGTCGTCGCTGTTGTCGCGAATGGTAGACCGGGCGAACCAAAACACCAACGCCGTGCGAAAGAAATCAATGAGGCGATTTACGAAGACCTCAAATTAATTTGACAAATCAGATTTTACGGTGCGACAGCCCCTACGTAAGGTTTCATGCCACCGGGAGTCCCGGCCACTTTACGAGCAGGATTATCCGGGGCAGGGGAGAGGAATTTTTCATCTCCGGGTGTTGTCGAAACGAAATTGCTCAAATTCGCATCGCCCCGCTTCCCTTTATTTTTGAAGAGATCCAATGCGTCAGCGGGAAGTGGTTTTGGCGCGGTTCGCGAAGAATAATTTTCCTGAGCTGTTAAAATCTTTGCCCAGACTTTGGGATCGTTCTGTTGTTCGACAGTTGCTTCTGGGCCTTCAAGCGTTGCAAACAGATTACGGGAAATCTGAATCGCTTCGCTATTGGGTCCGGGCATCGCCGTAATCACAATCCCTGAGTTCACAATAAAAAAGGTATTGTTCGTCAGTTTCAAGTTAATAAAATCATATCCCAAGGACTCAAAACGTATCCCGGTTGCAGTCTCTGAAAAAATGGATTCCTTGATATGGGTGTCTTTCACTGTCGATGAGTATTGAATGCCCGTTTGCATCGTTTTCAAACAACGCAGATTGGACACAACAATCCCACTATTCGTCGCACCAGTAAAATGGACACCAACTGCCTGTGGATTACCCGCTTTGATTTTCAGGTTTTCCAGGAGCAGTGGCTCATTTTCAAGTCCACTCACTCCATCGGCCAGAATACCTGTAGTTTGAAAATCATTTATCTTCAAATTTTTCAATCGCGTTCCAACCAGATAATCATTTAATTGAATGGCCACTTTTTTGCCTTGTGCTCTAATCAGAAAACCTTCGATTGTGAGACCTTCAATTCCCTGTAGCTGAATGATTGGCTCAGGCCCCTCAGGAGCCAAGATCACTGGTTTTCCCTGGTCGGCAACAATCGTAATTCCCTTGGGATAATTTAATTGAGAATTATCAATACTGATCCGCTCTTTTAATTCCTGCCCGGCAGCAACTTTGATCGTATAATGTTTGTTATCCACACCAAAAGTTTTCCCGAAGACAATCTGAATGTCTTTGAGAACAGCAGAAATCGTTTTGTAATCTTCCTCTGGCCCAACTTTAATTTCTTCTGGTAATGATTCTGGTTCTGCAGGCTTGTCTGGTGTTGGTTCTGGTTGGACAGTCTGTGCGTCTTCAGGCTTTGGTTCGTCACCCTCCCCCTTCAACGCATACATCACAACCCCCACTATCAACAACAATCCTACTCCGCCTCCCGCGATAGCAGGGAGAAACCACCGACGATCGCTGCCGGGAATTGCATCGAGAAAGGAATCGGAAGCCGTCGCTTCTTCAACTAACTCTGCTTCAACTTCATCCGGTTCAGCTTCCATAACAACCGAATCACCTGGTAGGGCTTCGGCAACAGGAATTGCTTTTTTGACAGGTCGCTTCGCAGGTTTCTTGACTGGCTTTGCTATCGGCTTGGCCTTTGCGGCAACTGCCGGTGCAGCAGCTTTTGCACCACTTCCAGGTTTTGTTTCTGCAACATTAGAAATGCGCGTTGATCCGGTACCGATTTTATTTTCTTGCACAATGGAGGAATCTCGAACATCGGAAGAAGACTTTTTTGGCTGCTCAAGCTGAGGACTACTCTTCGTCTTTTTCAAATTACCGGAATCACTTGTCTGGGGAACGACTGGTTCATCCTGCAAATTTGAGAGGAACGCAGCCAGTTCGGGATTTTTTTTCTGTTGCTCTTGAACTCCGGAACTGTTTTGAGTTAACCCAACCCCGGAACCGACACCACTACTCACATTATTCTGTCGCCACTCATCGTCTGTATTTTTCTGCAACCATTCATATAAGGCTTCCGCCGTTTCAGTTGCAGTTTGGTATCGCTCCTCGCGATCTTTTGCCATCATTTTATTAATGATCAACAATAAATCTTCAGGAGTATCGGGCCGGTCATCAGTGATAGGTGGTGGCTCTTTCGTTTGATGCGCCATCAATCGCTGCGCGAGCGTACCTTCGGTGAAGGGGGGATGACCTGTCAACAAAAACGATAAAGTACAACCCAGGCTATAGATGTCCGCACGGGAATCTACCATATGGCTGTCAATGGCCTGCTCGGGCGCGAGATAGTCAGCCGTCCCCAATACTTTTTCATCATGCGCGATTGTCAGTGACTTGTCTTCACCTTCGTTAAAAAAACGAGCTAACCCCAAGTCAAGAATCTTGACGACCCCTTTAGAATCAACCAGCAAATTTCCTGGTTTGACATCCCGGTGTACCATATCTGCTTCATGCGCGTGAGCCAAACCATTGGCCGCCTGCCGGATGTAATTCACGGCGTCTCGAAAGTCGAGAGGTCCATTCTTATTCACGATCTCATGTAAATCCCGACCATCGACATATTCCATCACCAGAAAATGAATTTCCGCTTCATTTTCCATTTCATGGTCCACATCGTA
The Gimesia aquarii DNA segment above includes these coding regions:
- a CDS encoding mandelate racemase/muconate lactonizing enzyme family protein; the protein is MKITAIKTYPVRIPLKPERRMISALGKHDVSQYLVLRVETDAGIEGAGEATVISRWSGETVWGAQAIVDRIFTPLLLGHDPCDIENVNLIMDRIAQGNWFAKSAIEMACWDIKGKEAGQPVYELLGGAARSRSIKCRFSMGAYALERAERRTKELVASGFSTIKVKVGTNPDEDVARVKLVRETMGPDLELTIDANAGWDATTAIAAMERMADCNVVLFEQPTPRGDFAALAEVRRAIQPEIMADDICFDLEDAKECIRNEACDVINVYPGKNGGISKTVAIVKYAEQHGIPCSIGSNLELDIASAAMCHSVVGCPNMNIEQYPGDILGPEYHEISVVKNPLQIEGPVITIPDLPGLGIEVDWGIVEVNSNT
- a CDS encoding SDR family NAD(P)-dependent oxidoreductase, encoding MNEKYVALITGSATGVGRACAQRFAEEGFDIVVNYSRSEAEALETKFLVEAEGGNVLLIQCDVSDDAAVQAMIGEVESQWGRLDVLVNNAGTTEFIEHKDLDAVTEEIWDRILGVNLKGPFFCVRAAAHLLRISDLGSVVNVSSTAGIDGRGSSVAYCASKGGLNTMTKSLARALGPEIRVNSVCPGPIDSRWLKRVMTDEQLAEETSGYPIPRPSLPGDIADTVLYLSLGTTLSTGQLLVVDGGRTM
- a CDS encoding serine/threonine protein kinase, producing MAGKLTAEGFLNLVKQSGLVSVDQLKKLLSEYQEKGVKLGEPAEIAEELIRRSLVTRWQATKLLQGKHKGFFLGKYRLLDLVGKGGMSSVYLAEHVLMRRRCAIKVLPSKRVNDASYLARFHREAQAVALLDHPNIVRAYDVDHEMENEAEIHFLVMEYVDGRDLHEIVNKNGPLDFRDAVNYIRQAANGLAHAHEADMVHRDVKPGNLLVDSKGVVKILDLGLARFFNEGEDKSLTIAHDEKVLGTADYLAPEQAIDSHMVDSRADIYSLGCTLSFLLTGHPPFTEGTLAQRLMAHQTKEPPPITDDRPDTPEDLLLIINKMMAKDREERYQTATETAEALYEWLQKNTDDEWRQNNVSSGVGSGVGLTQNSSGVQEQQKKNPELAAFLSNLQDEPVVPQTSDSGNLKKTKSSPQLEQPKKSSSDVRDSSIVQENKIGTGSTRISNVAETKPGSGAKAAAPAVAAKAKPIAKPVKKPAKRPVKKAIPVAEALPGDSVVMEAEPDEVEAELVEEATASDSFLDAIPGSDRRWFLPAIAGGGVGLLLIVGVVMYALKGEGDEPKPEDAQTVQPEPTPDKPAEPESLPEEIKVGPEEDYKTISAVLKDIQIVFGKTFGVDNKHYTIKVAAGQELKERISIDNSQLNYPKGITIVADQGKPVILAPEGPEPIIQLQGIEGLTIEGFLIRAQGKKVAIQLNDYLVGTRLKNLKINDFQTTGILADGVSGLENEPLLLENLKIKAGNPQAVGVHFTGATNSGIVVSNLRCLKTMQTGIQYSSTVKDTHIKESIFSETATGIRFESLGYDFINLKLTNNTFFIVNSGIVITAMPGPNSEAIQISRNLFATLEGPEATVEQQNDPKVWAKILTAQENYSSRTAPKPLPADALDLFKNKGKRGDANLSNFVSTTPGDEKFLSPAPDNPARKVAGTPGGMKPYVGAVAP
- a CDS encoding serine hydrolase domain-containing protein, translated to MSSLEDRLPLTFQRIMSGIENELHTGVQIYVSLQGEVIADAGVGEARPEIPMTADTINLWLSAGKPLTAMAIARLAELGKLNFDDRVTRFIPEFGAHGKETITLLHILNHTAGFRIVETGWPESDWEETIQRICTTPLEENWQIGKTAGYHVSSSWFILGEILQSIMEQPYPELIRDLILEPLNMNQSWLGVPDKVFETIQDNIAYVYQREKGEMQLTDWHSAPRCVKPSPGGNARGPIRELGWFYECLLNQGIPLFEPQTVETMTSRHRIDQFDLTLQHIIDYGLGFIINSNRYGETTVPYGFGKYASENTFGHGGSQSSIAFADPEKELVVAVVANGRPGEPKHQRRAKEINEAIYEDLKLI